A window from Thiohalorhabdus sp. Cl-TMA encodes these proteins:
- a CDS encoding M15 family metallopeptidase, whose amino-acid sequence MLTRRALLGGLTCSAALAAAPALARRRAPKVADPGRVIEQPGLFRSSFQKIDAVKRIVGYGNFNILGFDRMILFGRNYPEHMPGGSPFRTEELELLEALFAVDARTYGFLGEKTAERLTERIPEQDVRKVPGTGHYVYRGHSDHHLTRINKAVGDQGYLTSGVRGLPKQFHLWMGKVIECGMDPVKASWSLAPPGYSFHGLGDFDIGQKGLGARNFTEDFAHTEVFKRLLDLDLIELRYTRRHATGVRYEPWHVKVVSG is encoded by the coding sequence CGCTTGCCCGGCGCCGTGCCCCTAAGGTCGCCGACCCGGGGCGGGTTATCGAGCAGCCCGGCCTCTTCCGGTCGAGCTTTCAGAAGATCGACGCGGTGAAGCGGATCGTGGGCTACGGGAACTTCAATATCCTCGGCTTCGACCGCATGATCCTTTTCGGTCGCAACTACCCCGAGCACATGCCGGGTGGCTCCCCTTTCCGCACCGAAGAGCTCGAGCTGTTGGAGGCCCTGTTCGCGGTGGATGCCCGTACCTACGGCTTCCTCGGAGAAAAGACAGCCGAGCGGCTTACCGAGCGCATTCCGGAGCAGGACGTGCGCAAGGTGCCGGGAACCGGACATTACGTGTATCGGGGGCACTCGGATCACCACCTGACCAGGATCAACAAGGCCGTGGGTGACCAGGGCTACCTGACCTCCGGCGTGCGGGGCCTGCCGAAGCAGTTCCACCTCTGGATGGGGAAGGTGATCGAGTGCGGCATGGATCCGGTCAAGGCCAGCTGGAGCCTTGCTCCGCCGGGCTACAGCTTCCACGGGCTGGGGGATTTCGACATCGGCCAGAAGGGCCTGGGCGCCCGGAATTTCACCGAGGACTTCGCCCATACGGAAGTATTCAAACGCCTTCTGGACCTGGATCTGATCGAGCTGCGCTATACACGGAGACATGCCACGGGCGTCCGGTATGAGCCATGGCATGTCAAAGTGGTGTCGGGTTGA